One stretch of Thermus filiformis DNA includes these proteins:
- the mfd gene encoding transcription-repair coupling factor — protein MAALAKTLYGHRVELPQVARALLFSREDSPALLLTPEDRLGLWDLSAFGKGAYLNPGLEALGERALFVLSYEEALSPFPEDPEAWRLVLEVGRPYPREALLERLLKLGYARDEDFAVLGEVLEFVGLELRLEFFGEELERIRHRGKEVRRHVLLPKVGKKEAWTSRKLLHFPGPVYLDLPALPPREVWPLLEGREVVAFGAGVDLPPYPFPAQALPPFRGRLSEAEAFIRKALEEGKRVYLFVRHPRSLDYFRRRFADLPLSLGGYPGPRGALTLLLGSFEGGVVLGEEVLLTEAHLYSFSGVRARLRRGQGVEDVGALRPGDFLIHPDHGVGQYLGLEAREVLGVKRDYLVLRYRGEGRLYLPVEDLALLKRHPGTTDDPPELSSLGKNEWQRAKEKARKAAEELAGRLLVLYAKRKAAPGRAFPPLPDWDPLVEKGFPYTLTPDQERALEEVMRDLEAPHPMDRLVSGDVGFGKTEVALRAAHRVVGHGAQVALLVPTTLLAEQHGKTFRERFRDLPVRVGVLSRFTPEKEERALLEALRTGALDIVIGTHRLLQPDVVFKDLGLLIVDEEHRFGVAQKERIRELKEGVDTLYLSATPIPRTLYSALVGLKDLSSIQTPPPGRKPIQTFLAPFDPLVVREAILDELERGGKVFYIHDRVASIEARRRYLERLVPEARFGVVHGQMPEALVEETMLAFQEGAFDVLVGTTILESGLDIPEANTILIERADRLGLATLYQLRGRVGRRDREAYAYLFHPPRLTEAAEKRLMAIADLSDLGSGHLLAEKDMEIRGIGNLLGPEQHGHVRAVSLEVYTELLEEAIRRLKGEEVPKKPRVVVDLAVSARIPETYVPSLEKRSLWYGRISEAKSLAELSRLERRLRSEYGPLPEEAKRFFALERLKRLAQAKGVLSITEELLYIQVVFAYWPLDYDARALKAFPHRLELTQYPPGLRLVKKGLSPDRYAEVLADLLYLFADR, from the coding sequence GTGGCGGCGCTTGCGAAGACCCTCTACGGCCACCGGGTGGAGCTTCCCCAGGTGGCCCGCGCGCTTCTTTTCAGCCGGGAGGACTCCCCGGCCCTCCTCCTCACCCCGGAGGACCGGCTTGGGCTTTGGGACCTTTCCGCTTTTGGGAAGGGGGCGTACCTGAACCCCGGCCTCGAGGCCCTGGGGGAGCGGGCCCTCTTCGTCCTCTCCTACGAGGAGGCCCTGAGCCCCTTTCCCGAGGACCCCGAGGCCTGGCGGCTCGTCCTGGAAGTGGGCCGGCCTTACCCCAGGGAGGCCCTCCTGGAGCGGCTTTTGAAGCTGGGCTACGCCCGGGACGAGGACTTCGCGGTCCTGGGCGAGGTCTTGGAGTTTGTCGGCCTCGAGCTCCGGTTGGAGTTCTTTGGGGAGGAGCTGGAGCGCATCCGCCACCGGGGTAAGGAGGTGCGGCGGCACGTCCTCCTGCCCAAGGTGGGCAAGAAGGAGGCCTGGACCTCCCGGAAGCTCCTCCACTTCCCGGGGCCCGTCTACCTGGACCTGCCCGCCCTCCCCCCCCGGGAGGTCTGGCCCCTTCTGGAGGGCCGGGAGGTGGTGGCCTTCGGGGCCGGGGTGGACCTGCCCCCTTACCCCTTTCCCGCCCAGGCCCTGCCCCCCTTCCGGGGGCGGCTCTCCGAGGCCGAGGCCTTCATCCGCAAGGCCCTGGAGGAGGGGAAGAGGGTCTACCTCTTCGTCCGCCACCCCCGGAGCCTGGACTACTTCCGCCGCCGCTTCGCCGACCTCCCCCTCTCCCTGGGGGGCTACCCCGGTCCCCGGGGGGCGCTGACCCTCCTTCTGGGCTCCTTTGAAGGGGGGGTGGTCCTGGGGGAGGAGGTCCTCCTCACCGAGGCCCACCTCTACAGCTTCTCGGGGGTGCGGGCCCGGCTCAGGCGGGGCCAGGGGGTGGAGGACGTGGGGGCCCTCCGCCCCGGGGACTTCCTCATCCACCCCGACCACGGGGTGGGCCAGTACCTGGGGCTGGAGGCGCGGGAGGTCCTGGGGGTGAAGCGGGACTACCTGGTCCTCCGCTACCGGGGCGAGGGGCGGCTCTACCTCCCCGTGGAGGACCTGGCCCTCCTCAAGCGCCACCCCGGGACCACGGACGATCCCCCGGAGCTTTCCAGCTTGGGGAAGAACGAGTGGCAAAGGGCCAAGGAGAAGGCGAGGAAGGCGGCCGAGGAGCTGGCGGGGAGGCTCCTCGTCCTCTACGCCAAGCGCAAGGCCGCGCCGGGCCGCGCCTTCCCCCCTCTGCCCGACTGGGACCCCCTGGTGGAGAAGGGCTTCCCCTACACCCTCACCCCCGACCAGGAGCGGGCCCTGGAGGAGGTGATGCGGGACCTGGAGGCCCCCCACCCCATGGACCGGCTCGTCTCCGGGGACGTGGGCTTCGGGAAGACCGAGGTGGCCCTGAGGGCCGCCCACCGGGTGGTGGGGCACGGGGCCCAGGTGGCCCTCCTGGTCCCCACCACCCTTTTGGCCGAGCAGCACGGCAAGACCTTCCGGGAGCGCTTCCGGGACCTGCCGGTGCGGGTGGGGGTCCTGTCCCGCTTCACCCCGGAGAAGGAGGAGCGGGCGCTTCTGGAGGCCCTCAGGACCGGGGCTTTGGACATCGTCATCGGCACCCACCGCCTCCTCCAGCCGGACGTGGTCTTCAAGGACTTGGGCCTCCTCATCGTGGACGAGGAGCACCGGTTCGGGGTGGCCCAGAAGGAGCGGATCCGGGAGCTCAAGGAGGGGGTGGACACCCTCTACCTCTCCGCCACCCCCATCCCCCGGACCCTGTACAGCGCCCTGGTGGGCCTGAAGGACCTGTCCAGCATCCAGACCCCTCCCCCGGGGCGGAAGCCCATCCAGACCTTCCTGGCCCCCTTTGACCCCCTGGTGGTGCGGGAGGCGATCCTGGACGAGCTGGAGCGGGGAGGGAAGGTCTTCTACATCCACGACCGGGTGGCCTCCATAGAGGCCAGGCGGCGCTACCTCGAGCGCCTCGTCCCCGAGGCCCGCTTCGGGGTGGTGCACGGCCAGATGCCCGAGGCCCTGGTGGAGGAGACCATGCTCGCCTTCCAGGAGGGGGCCTTTGACGTCCTGGTGGGGACGACCATCCTGGAGTCGGGCCTGGACATCCCCGAGGCCAACACCATCCTGATTGAGCGGGCGGACCGGCTGGGCCTGGCCACCCTCTACCAGCTCCGGGGCCGGGTGGGCCGGCGGGACCGGGAGGCCTACGCCTACCTCTTCCACCCGCCCCGCCTCACCGAGGCGGCGGAGAAGCGGCTCATGGCCATCGCCGACCTCTCCGACCTGGGGAGCGGCCACCTCCTGGCGGAGAAGGACATGGAGATCCGGGGGATCGGCAACCTCCTGGGGCCGGAGCAGCACGGCCACGTCCGGGCGGTGAGCCTCGAGGTCTACACGGAGCTCCTGGAGGAGGCCATACGGAGGCTCAAGGGGGAGGAGGTGCCCAAGAAGCCCCGGGTGGTGGTGGACCTGGCCGTCTCCGCCCGCATCCCCGAGACCTACGTGCCGAGCCTGGAGAAGCGGAGCCTCTGGTACGGCCGCATCTCCGAGGCGAAAAGCCTGGCCGAGCTCAGCCGCCTCGAGCGCCGCCTGAGGTCCGAGTACGGCCCCCTGCCCGAGGAGGCCAAGCGCTTCTTCGCCCTGGAGAGGCTCAAGCGCCTGGCCCAGGCCAAGGGGGTCCTGTCCATCACCGAGGAGCTTTTGTACATCCAGGTGGTCTTCGCCTACTGGCCCTTGGACTACGACGCCCGGGCCCTCAAGGCCTTCCCCCACCGCCTCGAGCTCACCCAGTACCCCCCGGGCCTCCGCCTGGTGAAGAAGGGTCTTTCCCCGGACCGCTACGCTGAGGTCCTGGCCGACCTCCTCTACCTCTTCGCCGACCGGTAG
- a CDS encoding 3-hydroxyacyl-CoA dehydrogenase/enoyl-CoA hydratase family protein — MRKVGVVGAGTMGSGIAALLVSAGVPVVLLDIPGQEDRNGPAKKGLERALKARPAAFMDKDLARYIEIGNTEDDLEKLRDCDWVVEAIVEKPEPKQALYARLEAILKPTAIVSSNTSGIPMRILLEGRSESFRRRFLGTHFFNPPRYLHLLELIPTPETDPQVLERMRRFAERVLGKGVVLAKDAPGFVANRLGVYGMVQAIRLMEKHGLTIDEVDALTGPLLGRPNSATFRTADLTGLDVLKLVTEELAHATGEDFALPDWVLRLVAEGRLGEKTGAGFYTRKDGEVLTLDPATFTYRPRQKLDLPELKALMDKPLPERLKGALALPGKYGAFLKELFLRTAHYTLEKTPEIAYDLVSVDQALEWGFGWEAGPYKNMDAVGLEALRTGFAELGLSEPDLLSKAQGSFYKDGTYLAFDGSYQPLPTRPEVISLKRVRSEGKVLLENKDAALLDLGDGVALLEFRTKMNAIGEGVLSLLQKSLDFIEKNGYAGLVIGNEDPRAFSAGANLALILSQAQEGDWDELALAVRAFQKATMSLRYSPFPVVAAPFGLTLGGGAEITLHADRVQAHAELYMGLVEVGVGLIPAGGGTKELLFRFTRELAPYEEADPFEAVKRAFGLIAMAQTSTSALEARKMGFLRDGDGISMNRDFLLSDAKRKVLELAPDYRPPLPPSIRTLGDEALGNLRYAVWSFREAGQISDHDARIGLELAYVLAGGEGPGREVSEWDILDLEREAFLKLLGTRKTQERIAHMLKTGKPLRN, encoded by the coding sequence ATGAGGAAAGTCGGAGTGGTTGGCGCGGGCACCATGGGGAGCGGGATCGCGGCCCTCTTGGTGAGCGCGGGGGTTCCGGTGGTCCTTCTGGACATCCCCGGCCAGGAGGACCGGAACGGCCCCGCGAAGAAGGGGCTGGAGCGGGCCTTGAAGGCCAGGCCCGCCGCCTTCATGGACAAGGACCTGGCCCGGTATATAGAGATCGGCAACACGGAGGACGACCTGGAGAAGCTCAGGGACTGCGACTGGGTGGTGGAGGCCATCGTGGAGAAGCCCGAGCCCAAGCAGGCCCTGTACGCCCGCCTCGAGGCCATCCTCAAGCCCACGGCCATCGTCAGCTCCAACACGAGTGGGATCCCCATGCGGATCCTCCTGGAGGGCCGCTCCGAGTCCTTCCGCCGGCGCTTTTTGGGCACCCACTTCTTCAACCCGCCCCGTTACCTCCACCTCCTGGAGCTCATCCCCACCCCCGAGACCGACCCCCAGGTCCTGGAAAGGATGCGCCGCTTCGCCGAGCGCGTCCTGGGCAAGGGGGTGGTCCTGGCCAAGGACGCCCCGGGCTTCGTGGCCAACCGGCTGGGGGTCTACGGCATGGTCCAGGCCATCCGGCTCATGGAGAAGCACGGCCTGACCATTGACGAGGTGGATGCCCTCACCGGGCCCCTCCTGGGCCGGCCCAACTCCGCCACCTTCCGCACCGCCGACCTCACCGGGCTGGACGTGCTCAAGCTGGTGACAGAGGAGCTCGCCCACGCCACGGGGGAGGACTTCGCCCTGCCCGACTGGGTCCTGCGCCTGGTGGCCGAGGGGCGGCTCGGGGAGAAGACGGGGGCGGGGTTCTACACCCGTAAGGACGGGGAGGTCCTGACCCTGGACCCGGCCACCTTTACCTACCGGCCCCGGCAGAAGCTGGACCTGCCCGAGCTGAAGGCCCTGATGGACAAGCCCCTTCCCGAGCGCCTAAAGGGGGCCTTGGCCCTGCCCGGCAAGTATGGGGCTTTCCTGAAGGAGCTCTTCCTCCGCACCGCCCACTACACCCTGGAGAAGACCCCCGAGATCGCCTACGACCTGGTCTCCGTGGACCAGGCCCTGGAGTGGGGCTTTGGCTGGGAGGCGGGGCCCTACAAGAACATGGACGCGGTGGGCCTGGAGGCCCTCCGGACCGGCTTCGCCGAGCTGGGCCTTTCCGAGCCTGACCTCCTTTCCAAGGCCCAGGGGAGCTTCTACAAGGACGGCACCTATCTGGCCTTTGACGGGAGTTACCAGCCCCTCCCTACCCGGCCCGAGGTGATTAGCCTGAAGCGGGTGCGCTCCGAAGGGAAGGTCCTTTTGGAGAACAAGGACGCCGCCCTTTTGGACCTGGGGGACGGGGTGGCCCTTCTGGAGTTCCGCACCAAGATGAACGCCATCGGGGAGGGGGTCTTGAGCCTCCTCCAGAAGTCCTTGGACTTCATTGAGAAGAACGGGTACGCGGGCCTGGTGATCGGCAACGAGGACCCCCGGGCCTTCTCCGCCGGGGCCAACCTGGCCCTCATCCTCTCCCAGGCCCAGGAGGGGGACTGGGACGAGCTGGCCCTGGCGGTCCGGGCCTTCCAGAAGGCCACCATGAGCCTCCGCTACAGCCCCTTCCCCGTGGTGGCGGCCCCCTTCGGCCTCACCCTGGGGGGCGGGGCGGAGATCACCCTGCACGCGGACCGGGTCCAGGCCCACGCGGAGCTCTACATGGGCCTGGTGGAGGTGGGGGTGGGGCTCATCCCCGCCGGGGGCGGGACCAAGGAGCTCCTCTTCCGCTTTACCCGGGAGCTCGCCCCTTATGAGGAGGCCGACCCCTTTGAGGCGGTGAAGCGGGCCTTCGGCCTCATCGCCATGGCCCAGACCTCCACGAGCGCCCTCGAGGCCCGGAAGATGGGCTTCCTGCGGGATGGGGACGGGATCAGCATGAACCGCGACTTCCTCCTCTCGGACGCCAAGCGCAAGGTCCTGGAGCTGGCCCCGGACTACCGCCCGCCCCTGCCGCCTTCCATCCGGACCCTGGGGGACGAGGCCTTGGGCAACCTCCGCTACGCGGTCTGGAGCTTCCGGGAGGCGGGGCAGATCTCCGACCACGATGCCCGGATCGGCCTCGAGCTGGCCTACGTCCTGGCCGGGGGCGAGGGGCCGGGCCGGGAGGTTTCGGAGTGGGACATTTTGGACCTGGAGCGGGAGGCCTTCTTGAAGCTTCTGGGCACCCGGAAGACCCAGGAGCGCATCGCCCACATGCTGAAGACGGGGAAGCCGCTCAGGAACTGA
- a CDS encoding thiolase family protein, with protein sequence MREAVIVSAVRSPVARGKKDGALASVHPVDLSALVMREVLRRAGVEGKELEDVLWGCAMPEAAQGLNIARLALLRAGLPVEVAGATVNRFCSSGLQTVAMAAQAIMTGMADAVLAGGVEMMSQVPMSGYHTRLHKDLTPDWSPETYSAYIGMGFTAERVAERYGISREEQDRWALRSHQRAAQAWAEGRFTEVVPVPVQKVVWKNGKKALEEYVFDRDETVRPDTSLEKLSQLKPAFKQGGTVTAGNSSPYSDGAAAVLVMDKEKALALGLKPLARLLTFAVAGVEPDIMGVGPAKAIPKALKRAGLTLDQIDLIEFNEAFAAQVLAVMREVGLPEEKVNVNGGAIALGHPLGATGAKLTAQLISELSRRGGGIGMVTMCIGGGMGAAGIFEVY encoded by the coding sequence ATGCGGGAAGCGGTGATTGTGAGCGCGGTCAGGAGCCCCGTGGCCCGGGGCAAGAAGGACGGGGCCTTGGCCTCCGTCCACCCGGTGGACCTCTCGGCCCTGGTCATGCGGGAGGTCCTGCGCCGGGCCGGGGTGGAGGGGAAGGAGCTGGAGGACGTGCTTTGGGGCTGCGCCATGCCCGAGGCGGCCCAGGGGCTGAACATCGCCCGGCTGGCCCTCCTAAGGGCGGGCCTGCCGGTGGAGGTGGCGGGGGCCACCGTCAACCGGTTCTGCTCCAGCGGCCTGCAGACGGTGGCCATGGCCGCCCAGGCCATCATGACCGGGATGGCGGACGCGGTGCTGGCGGGCGGGGTGGAGATGATGAGCCAGGTGCCCATGTCGGGCTACCACACCCGGCTCCACAAGGACCTTACCCCCGACTGGTCCCCCGAGACCTACTCCGCCTACATCGGGATGGGCTTCACCGCCGAGCGGGTGGCGGAGCGCTACGGCATCAGCCGGGAGGAGCAGGACCGCTGGGCTCTACGGAGCCACCAGCGGGCCGCCCAGGCTTGGGCCGAGGGCCGGTTCACCGAGGTGGTGCCGGTCCCGGTCCAGAAGGTGGTCTGGAAGAACGGGAAGAAGGCCCTCGAGGAGTACGTCTTTGACCGGGACGAGACCGTCCGGCCCGACACCAGCCTGGAGAAACTCTCCCAGCTCAAGCCCGCCTTCAAGCAGGGGGGTACGGTGACCGCCGGGAACAGCAGCCCCTACTCCGACGGGGCGGCGGCCGTTTTGGTCATGGACAAGGAGAAGGCCCTGGCCCTGGGGCTCAAGCCCCTGGCCCGGCTTCTCACCTTCGCCGTGGCGGGGGTGGAGCCGGACATCATGGGCGTGGGCCCCGCCAAGGCCATACCCAAGGCCCTCAAGCGGGCGGGCCTGACCCTGGACCAGATAGACCTGATTGAGTTCAACGAGGCCTTCGCCGCCCAGGTCCTGGCGGTGATGCGGGAGGTGGGCCTGCCCGAGGAGAAGGTCAACGTCAACGGCGGGGCCATCGCTTTGGGCCACCCCCTGGGGGCCACGGGAGCCAAGCTCACCGCCCAGCTCATCTCCGAGCTTTCCCGGCGGGGCGGCGGGATCGGGATGGTCACCATGTGCATCGGCGGCGGCATGGGCGCTGCAGGAATCTTTGAGGTCTACTAG
- a CDS encoding acyl-CoA dehydrogenase family protein, with protein MTEEKKLWKKGGGWLLEAPEAIYAPEDFDETVREIARTARTFAEREVLPLLERMEHGELELNLDLMRKAGELGLLAVEIPEEYGGLDLPKVVSTVIAEELSGTGGFSVTYGAHTSIGTLPLVYFGTPEQKAKYLPKLASGEWVAAYCLTEPGSGSDALAAKTRAVLSEDGKYYILNGTKMWISNAGFAQLFTVFAKVDGQHFTAFLVERNTPGLSFGAEERKMGIKASSTRQVFLEDVKVPVENVLGEVGKGHKIAFNVLNVGRYKLGAGAIGGSKRALEMSAKYAKGRVQFGRPIASFGLIQEKLAEMAIRIYAGESAVYRTVGLIDEALVGKEGAEAVLAGIEEYAVEASIIKVLGSEVLDYVVDEGAQIHGGYGYSADYPIERAYRDARINRIFEGTNEINRLLIPGMLLRRALKGQLPLFQAAQRLQKELLEPSFEEPEDPEASYVQNLKKLALMVMGLAALKFGDKVEEEQEVLAAAADILIDAYAAESALLRGRRLGGVAGTMARLYLLQALDRAQARAVGVLPRLAEGDDLRLVLSAARRLTKREALDLVALRREVAQAVLEKEGYPL; from the coding sequence ATGACGGAGGAAAAGAAGCTTTGGAAGAAAGGCGGCGGCTGGCTCTTGGAGGCCCCCGAGGCCATTTACGCCCCCGAGGACTTTGACGAGACGGTGCGGGAGATTGCCCGCACCGCCCGGACCTTCGCGGAGAGGGAGGTCCTGCCCCTTTTGGAGCGGATGGAGCACGGGGAGCTCGAGCTCAACCTGGACCTGATGCGGAAGGCCGGGGAGCTGGGGCTTCTGGCGGTGGAGATCCCCGAGGAGTACGGGGGGCTGGACCTGCCCAAGGTGGTCTCCACGGTGATCGCGGAGGAGCTCTCCGGGACGGGCGGTTTCTCCGTGACCTACGGGGCCCACACCTCCATCGGCACCCTGCCCTTGGTCTACTTCGGCACCCCCGAGCAGAAGGCCAAGTACCTCCCCAAGCTGGCGAGCGGGGAGTGGGTGGCCGCCTACTGCCTCACCGAGCCCGGCAGCGGCTCCGACGCCCTGGCGGCCAAGACCCGGGCGGTGCTCAGCGAGGACGGGAAATACTACATCCTCAACGGCACCAAGATGTGGATCTCCAACGCCGGCTTCGCCCAACTCTTCACCGTCTTCGCCAAGGTGGACGGCCAGCACTTCACCGCCTTTTTGGTGGAGCGGAACACCCCGGGCCTCTCCTTCGGCGCCGAGGAGAGGAAGATGGGGATCAAGGCCAGCTCCACCCGGCAGGTCTTCCTCGAGGACGTCAAGGTGCCCGTGGAGAACGTCCTGGGGGAGGTGGGCAAGGGGCACAAGATCGCCTTTAACGTCCTCAACGTGGGCCGGTACAAGCTGGGGGCGGGGGCCATCGGCGGGAGCAAGCGGGCTTTGGAGATGTCCGCCAAGTACGCCAAAGGCCGCGTCCAGTTCGGCCGCCCCATCGCCAGCTTCGGCCTCATCCAGGAGAAGCTCGCGGAGATGGCCATCCGCATCTACGCGGGGGAGAGCGCGGTCTACCGCACCGTGGGCCTGATTGACGAGGCCCTGGTGGGGAAGGAGGGCGCAGAGGCGGTCCTTGCGGGCATAGAGGAGTACGCGGTGGAGGCCAGCATCATCAAGGTGCTGGGCTCGGAGGTCCTGGACTACGTGGTGGACGAGGGGGCGCAGATCCACGGGGGCTACGGTTACAGCGCCGACTACCCCATTGAGCGGGCCTACCGGGACGCCCGCATCAACCGCATCTTTGAGGGCACCAACGAGATCAACCGCCTCCTCATCCCCGGCATGCTCCTGAGGCGGGCCCTCAAGGGCCAGCTTCCCCTCTTCCAGGCGGCCCAGAGGCTCCAGAAGGAGCTCCTCGAGCCCTCCTTTGAGGAGCCGGAGGACCCGGAGGCCTCCTACGTCCAGAACCTCAAGAAGCTCGCCCTGATGGTGATGGGCCTGGCGGCCCTCAAGTTCGGCGACAAGGTGGAGGAGGAGCAGGAGGTGTTGGCGGCGGCGGCGGACATCCTTATTGACGCCTACGCCGCGGAGAGCGCCCTCCTCAGGGGCCGCCGCCTGGGCGGGGTGGCGGGCACGATGGCCCGGCTTTACCTCCTCCAGGCCCTGGACCGGGCCCAGGCCCGGGCGGTGGGGGTCCTGCCCCGGCTGGCCGAGGGGGACGACCTCCGCCTGGTCCTCTCGGCGGCCCGCCGCCTGACCAAGCGGGAGGCCCTGGACCTGGTGGCCCTGAGGCGGGAGGTGGCCCAGGCGGTTCTGGAGAAGGAGGGCTACCCCCTCTAG
- the cysS gene encoding cysteine--tRNA ligase, translated as MPLVLYNTLTRRKEAFVPATPGHVGIYVCGPTVYSDPHLGHARGPIVYDVLRRYLLDQGYKVRFVSNITDVGHLTDDADEGEDKIERRAKLERLEPMEVAEKYMWSYFDAITALNVLRPSIAPRASGHIPEMLELTQRLLEGGFAYERKGSVYFRVRAFPEYGKLSGKRLEELRAGARVEVREEKEDPLDFALWKAAEPGHIMRWKSPWGEGYPGWHIECTAMSLKYLGEGFDLHAGGIDLQFPHHECEIAQAEAAGYRFARYWMHHNHVLLEGEKMAKSTGNLVLLHDLLRAHEPMALRFYLLQTHYRSPMDFTWEGLEAAKRGYARLLQAYREVRRRAREAPSGTTPALEEGLEALEGRVLAALEDDLATPQALAAFFDFLPELNKLLPEARRESLQRAASVFHKLGEGLLGLFPERVLEEKVSGPLLEGLIRLLLELREEARRARDYAKSDLIRARLLELGVAVEDTKEGPKWRIL; from the coding sequence ATGCCGCTCGTCCTCTACAACACCCTGACCCGGAGGAAGGAGGCCTTCGTCCCCGCCACCCCCGGCCACGTGGGGATCTACGTCTGCGGACCCACCGTCTACTCCGACCCCCACCTGGGGCACGCCCGGGGGCCCATCGTCTACGACGTCCTCAGGCGGTACCTGCTGGACCAGGGGTACAAGGTCCGCTTCGTCTCCAACATCACCGACGTGGGCCACCTCACGGACGACGCGGACGAGGGGGAGGACAAGATCGAGCGGAGGGCCAAGCTGGAGCGGCTGGAGCCCATGGAGGTGGCGGAGAAGTACATGTGGAGCTACTTTGACGCCATCACCGCCCTAAACGTCCTGAGGCCCTCCATCGCCCCCCGGGCCAGCGGCCACATCCCGGAGATGCTGGAACTCACCCAAAGGCTTTTGGAAGGGGGCTTCGCCTACGAGCGCAAGGGAAGCGTCTACTTCCGGGTGCGGGCCTTCCCCGAGTACGGGAAGCTCTCGGGAAAGCGGCTCGAGGAGCTCCGGGCGGGGGCCCGGGTGGAGGTGCGGGAGGAGAAGGAGGACCCTTTGGACTTTGCCCTGTGGAAGGCCGCCGAGCCCGGGCACATCATGCGCTGGAAGAGCCCCTGGGGGGAGGGGTACCCCGGTTGGCACATCGAGTGCACGGCCATGAGCCTCAAGTACCTGGGGGAAGGGTTTGACCTGCACGCCGGGGGGATAGACCTCCAGTTCCCCCACCACGAGTGCGAGATCGCCCAGGCCGAGGCGGCGGGGTACCGGTTCGCCCGGTACTGGATGCACCACAACCACGTGCTCCTCGAGGGGGAGAAGATGGCCAAGAGCACGGGAAACCTGGTCCTCCTCCACGACCTTTTGCGGGCCCACGAGCCCATGGCCCTCCGCTTCTACCTCCTGCAGACCCACTACCGGAGCCCCATGGACTTCACCTGGGAGGGCCTCGAGGCGGCCAAGCGGGGCTACGCCCGCCTCCTCCAGGCCTACCGGGAGGTGCGCCGCCGGGCCCGGGAGGCCCCTTCCGGCACCACCCCCGCCTTGGAAGAGGGCCTGGAAGCCCTGGAGGGCCGGGTCCTCGCCGCCCTCGAGGACGACCTCGCCACCCCCCAGGCCCTGGCCGCCTTCTTTGACTTCCTCCCCGAGCTCAACAAGCTCCTGCCCGAGGCCAGGCGGGAAAGCCTCCAAAGGGCGGCCTCGGTCTTTCACAAGCTAGGCGAGGGGCTTCTGGGCCTGTTCCCGGAGCGGGTGCTGGAGGAAAAGGTCTCCGGCCCCCTCCTGGAGGGCCTGATCCGACTCCTTTTGGAGCTTCGGGAGGAGGCGCGGCGGGCCCGGGACTACGCCAAAAGCGACCTGATCCGCGCCCGGCTCCTGGAGCTGGGCGTGGCGGTGGAGGATACCAAGGAAGGCCCCAAGTGGCGGATTTTATAG
- the hslO gene encoding Hsp33 family molecular chaperone HslO, with protein sequence MGRIIRGLAAGGNLRVIAADTTDVVEEARLRHGLSPTATAALGRALTGALLLAQLLLKTPKERLALRFEGDGPLGGMIVEAAPDGTVRGYVKNPQADLPIRSDGKLDVGGLVGRGVLQVDRTLPSGEVYSSRVELRSGEVAEDLAYYLFQSEQTPAALLLGVRLEAGGRVDRAGGVAVQVLPGAKEEEIARLERNLVGVSVSALLKEKGLEGAVEALLEGLGFEPTDLRALGYGEGGIPARFRCRCTREKALEALVFFTPDEREEMIVEDGGAEVVCHWCGARYHFQPEEIRSLVAEVRCPDCGTLWLYPKEDGTVARIEGETCRCGRKVELPPPPGPGQDGGH encoded by the coding sequence ATGGGTCGGATTATCCGAGGGCTTGCGGCGGGAGGCAACTTGCGCGTGATCGCGGCGGACACCACGGATGTGGTGGAGGAGGCCCGGCTTCGCCACGGGCTTTCCCCCACGGCCACCGCCGCCTTGGGAAGGGCGCTCACGGGGGCCCTCCTCCTGGCCCAGCTCCTTTTGAAGACGCCCAAGGAGAGGCTGGCCCTCCGGTTTGAGGGGGACGGCCCCCTAGGGGGGATGATCGTGGAGGCCGCCCCGGACGGGACGGTGCGGGGGTACGTGAAGAACCCCCAGGCGGACCTTCCCATCCGGTCGGACGGGAAGCTGGACGTGGGGGGGCTGGTGGGGCGGGGGGTGCTCCAGGTGGACCGGACGCTCCCCAGCGGGGAGGTGTACTCGAGCCGGGTGGAGCTCCGCTCGGGCGAGGTGGCCGAGGACCTGGCCTACTACCTCTTCCAGTCCGAGCAGACCCCGGCGGCCCTCCTCCTGGGGGTGCGGCTCGAGGCGGGAGGCAGGGTGGACCGGGCCGGGGGGGTGGCCGTCCAGGTCCTGCCCGGAGCAAAGGAGGAGGAGATCGCCCGGCTGGAGAGGAACCTGGTCGGGGTGAGCGTCTCCGCCCTCCTAAAGGAGAAGGGCCTGGAGGGGGCGGTGGAGGCCCTTCTGGAGGGCCTGGGGTTTGAGCCGACCGACCTCAGGGCCTTGGGCTACGGGGAAGGCGGGATTCCCGCCCGGTTCCGGTGCCGCTGCACCCGCGAGAAGGCCCTGGAGGCCCTGGTCTTCTTCACCCCGGACGAGCGGGAGGAGATGATCGTGGAGGACGGGGGGGCGGAGGTGGTCTGCCACTGGTGCGGGGCGCGCTACCACTTCCAGCCGGAGGAGATCCGCTCCCTGGTGGCCGAGGTGCGCTGCCCGGACTGCGGGACGCTCTGGCTCTACCCCAAGGAGGACGGGACGGTGGCCCGGATAGAGGGGGAAACCTGCCGCTGTGGCCGTAAGGTGGAACTACCGCCCCCTCCTGGCCCAGGCCAGGACGGGGGCCACTAG